A window of Microbacterium lushaniae genomic DNA:
GCGTGTGCATGGACTCACCCATGCCCCGGGTGGTATACATCAATTCGACGAACTGCGAGCCTCGGGGGAGGGTCATTGCCGGATGTCGATGTGACGGAGAACGCCGATTCGGTCGCCCAGTTCGTGGCCGATCTGCGCAAGCTGCGGCTGGCCGCGGGAAGCCCGACGCTCGCACGGCTGCAGCACGACACCGGCATCTCGCGCACCGTCCTTTCGGAGGCCTTCTCCGGGCGCCATCTGCCCTCCACCCGCACGGTGGACGGCATCGCGCGCGCCTGCGGTGGCGACCCCGCCGCCTGGATCGACCGGCGCGACGCGCTCGCGCAGGCTCGCCGCGCCGCCACCGCCGCGACCGCCGAAACCCCCGCGACCGAGGGCGCAGGCGAGGCACCCCCCGCCGTCCCGGAGCGGGCGGCGTCCATCCCGCGGCGCACCGCGGGATGGCTCATGGCAGCGGCGTTCCTCGTCGGGGCGCTCGTGAGCGGCACGATCGCCGCCGTCATCGCGACGCAGATCCTCTCCGCGCAGACCGCGGGTGCTGCGGCGCCGCAGATCGAGGTGGCCTCCGGCGAAGATCCGGCCCTGACGGCCTGCGTCGACGACGCGCGCGTGGTCTCGGGCGACGCCCGTGCCGACAGCTTGCTGCTGGAGGTCGTCTGGTCGGACAAGTGCCAGGCCGGCTGGGATGGCCCCGACCGTCAGGAGGCGACCGAACACGACGTGCCGGGTGCCTACACCGCCCTGGTCGTGCGTCCGAGCCCCGACACGCTCCTGTGCGCCGAGGGCAGTGTCACCGTGGACGGCACGCGCATCGATCTGGGTGAGCCGCTGTGCGCGTGAGAAAGGAAGTGGCGGGGCCCGAACACTCCTCCGGAAGAGCGCTGGGGCCCCGCGTCGACGCCCCGCCACCCTAGTGGCCCCCAAGTAAGGCGTCGCAGACCCTAGCCCCCACCCCCAGGCAGGGGCGCTGGTGTCCTTCATTGATGAGACGCAGTGACGCGCGATCTATTACGCGGTTCTGCAGAAATCTTCCGCCGCCGCTCTGGGAGGCGTAATGTTTACGGGCGAGCGCTCGCCGTCGGGAATGACGGCGCTGCGCTCGCGGCGCGAAATCTCGCATGTTCAGGGGGAACATGCGTTGGGGGGAGAGATGGCGCAGAACAGTGCTGCCGTGGAGGCGGACGGCCCGTGGCCGTCGGACGCCGATCTGCTGGACCGATCACGCGCGGGTGATCCGCAGGCCTTCGCCGAACTGTGGCGTCGCCATCACCGGTCGGCGATCACCGTCGCACGCTCCATCACAGAACGTTTCGACGCGGATGACCTCGTCCAGGAGGCGTTCTCGCGCATCTTCCAGTCGGTGCGCAGCGGAGGGGGCCCGACCGGGTCTTTCCGCGCGTACCTGTTCACCAGCATCCGCAACACCGCCGCCGATTGGGGGCGGGCGCCACGGGTGGACGCGTCGACCGATGAGGTCGCCGAAGTCGCCGACCCCGATGCCGACGCGCACGTCTCCGACGCGACGCTCGACCGCTCGCTGACGAGCGACGCTTTCAAGGCGCTCCCTGCCCGGTGGCAGGAAGTGCTCTGGTAC
This region includes:
- a CDS encoding helix-turn-helix domain-containing protein; the encoded protein is MTENADSVAQFVADLRKLRLAAGSPTLARLQHDTGISRTVLSEAFSGRHLPSTRTVDGIARACGGDPAAWIDRRDALAQARRAATAATAETPATEGAGEAPPAVPERAASIPRRTAGWLMAAAFLVGALVSGTIAAVIATQILSAQTAGAAAPQIEVASGEDPALTACVDDARVVSGDARADSLLLEVVWSDKCQAGWDGPDRQEATEHDVPGAYTALVVRPSPDTLLCAEGSVTVDGTRIDLGEPLCA